The Neodiprion fabricii isolate iyNeoFabr1 chromosome 4, iyNeoFabr1.1, whole genome shotgun sequence genome window below encodes:
- the LOC124179877 gene encoding uncharacterized protein LOC124179877, producing MAPVIKLQRLMNSLGDEARRPIQTISVIGDNFTTAWETLCQKFDNPPLQFRLQMKTLVNMPSSSKESAAHLSGLLSTVSESISSFTALGRLVKQWDDVIIFFITTKISELTRLDWIKYISTEKLGNFPTFKQLETFLKERIRSLELAHSSLEKAPAKPPNTNNIDTSKQRPYKKHGKPSSTVSYFNNSTKREKCWVKGRCRKCGNKHHSQLHEVYSTMEKDNSRPNKSTQPPAKDGRAGNSSDQSSTYCTMGHVDQCMPSPASVFVRRKGFLATGILTFRSPQGHRMEVRALLDTCSEDCFFSEHMVQTLSLHRQQTSVICYGVGDQTTSVADALATAYLYSDPFPDFSLAVTGLILKKVAGTTPNQHISTATWHHLKGLKLADPAFNVPGRVDCILNTEVFAAILRNRIKKGLPAQPAALETIFGWVVIGAEQAFSKASSRTKVLRTVTATAEASELSQALTKFWELEEVPPAVHLSPDEEACYDHFKKTHTRNEQGRFVLRLPFKEAPTLPDSKAVAETCPNRQIRRFKKNPQVGEAYSTFMQEYSDLRHMEVVPEDEATNPISGYIPHHCVFKLSKIRVVFNGSQRYSNGRSLNSYLHIGPKLQEDVLIIILRWSFFPIVLTCDVVKMFRQFLVHPEDRDYQRIVWRPSFNDDLKIYRLNTVTYGEGCAPFQANACMLQLADDGESQYPKAAEALRQNRYADDFYIGEDTVEGACESRKQLVQLLSSAGMEVGKWASNRVEVLRSVKSPEPNLAINVLQEQEVVSTLGLRWLPSEDAFNFKVSTSSLPKVITKRFLLSEISKLLIGYLSPVVTRGKILLQNLWLKKLGWDNPVPPEIQEAWTIFHKELLDLEKIKIPRWLGTNSFSGWDLHCFCDASKRAYAAAIYVVTPSGQTFSSKLLVSKSKVAPIKVISIPKLELCAAALLVKFLLYILKHLKRNPFRIFCWSDSKVVLAWLLSHPSRWKTFIANRVSFITSSLPADTQWGYVSTLENPADLPTRGLKPSELKDSFLWWHGPTWLTKPSSEWPKTTEQFTTQEESSPDESHVFVSQESDLMAWTEKFSSIDKLVRILSYIHRWRANSKLERSKRRVGGVCASELKVGLTYLMKIPQKAFFSAELQSLKQGQKIAPDSIILRLSPELKSDGLLHVGGRLQNSYLTDEEKHPIILPTNNHIAKLLVAQAHKKTLHGGPTVIQSHLNRKFWLVTGRNFIRKVVHDCVKCARYGGAVIQQQMAPLPAMQQRSKWLYPNVVHKVGDLVLFKDDQLPPSKWPLARIVRLHLGKDGLSRVAVIKTATKEYTRALNSLVRLPINTEVQENLPPPA from the exons ATGGCTCCAGTTATCAAACTTCAACGATTGATGAATTCCTTAGGAGATGAAGCAAGACGTCCGATACAAACCATCAGCGTGATCGGAGACAACTTTACAACGGCATGGGAAACGCTGTgccaaaaatttgataatccACCCCTACAATTCCGCCTGCAAATGAAAACTCTAGTCAACATGCCTTCATCCAGCAAGGAATCAGCAGCACACCTTAGCGGATTGCTAAGTACAGTTTCAGAAAGCATCAGCAGCTTCACCGCTCTAGGTAGATTAGTCAAACAATGGGACGATGTGATTATATTCTTCATCACTACCAAGATTTCTGAACTCACTCGATTGGATTGGATCAAGTATATTTCTACGGAGAAGCTTGGCAATTTCCCTACATTCAAACAGTTAGAAACTTTCCTGAAGGAGCGGATTCGTTCTTTGGAGTTGGCTCACTCAAGTCTCGAGAAAGCTCCAGCTAAGCCGCCAAATACGAACAACATCGATACATCGAAGCAACGGCCGTATAAAAAACATGGAAAACCTTCATCAACGGTATcgtattttaataattcaacaaaaagGG AAAAGTGCTGGGTCAAAGGTAGATGCCGCAAATGTGGCAACAAGCATCATTCACAACTTCATGAAGTTTATTCAACCATGGAGAAGGATAACTCACGCCCAAATAAAAGTACTCAACCGCCTGCCAAGGACGGACGTGCTGGTAATTCTTCGGATCAATCGTCGACTTACTGCACCATGGGGCATGTGGACCAATGCATGCCCTCACCTGCTTCAGTATTTGTGAGGAGAAAAGGATTTTTAGCTACAGGTATCCTCACCTTCCGGTCACCTCAAGGCCATCGAATGGAAGTTCGAGCACTTCTGGATACATGCTCAGAAGACTGCTTTTTCAGCGAGCACATGGTGCAGACTTTGTCACTTCATCGTCAACAAACTTCAGTCATTTGCTACGGCGTTGGCGACCAAACAACCTCTGTGGCTGATGCTCTTGCTACAGCTTACTTATACTCTGATCCGTTTCCAGACTTTTCATTGGCTGTTACCGGGCTGATACTCAAAAAGGTGGCTGGCACCACTCCAAATCAGCACATCTCCACGGCAACGTGGCATCATCTCAAGGGTTTGAAACTGGCCGACCCTGCCTTCAATGTTCCTGGTCGTGTCGATTGCATTCTCAACACCGAAGTCTTCGCTGCGATCTTACGCAATCGCATCAAGAAAGGCCTACCAGCCCAGCCTGCAGCTCTGGAAACAATCTTCGGATGGGTCGTCATCGGAGCTGAACAAGCTTTTTCGAAGGCCAGCTCACGCACCAAGGTTCTGCGCACTGTGACCGCAACTGCAGAGGCATCAGAGCTTTCGCAAGCTCTCACAAAATTCTGGGAACTAGAAGAAGTTCCTCCTGCTGTTCATCTTTCACCAGACGAGGAGGCGTGCTACGACCACTTCAAGAAGACGCATACGAGGAACGAACAAGGTCGTTTCGTTCTTCGGCTTCCATTCAAGGAGGCTCCGACCTTGCCTGACTCCAAGGCAGTAGCAGAAACTTGTCCCAATCGTCAGATTCGACGCTTCAAAAAGAACCCACAGGTGGGAGAAGCATACTCAACTTTCATGCAGGAATACTCTGATTTAAGACACATGGAGGTAGTTCCAGAGGATGAGGCAACAAATCCAATTTCCGGTTATATTCCACATCATTGTGTTTTTAAGCTCTCGAAAATTCGAGTTGTGTTTAATGGATCACAACGTTATTCTAATGGTAGATCATTAAATTCCTACTTACATATTGGGCCAAAATTACAAGAGGATGTCCTCATTATTATTCTGCGATGGtcattttttccaattgtACTCACTTGCGATGTAGTTAAAAtgtttcgtcaatttttagtGCATCCAGAGGATCGAGACTATCAAAGGATAGTTTGGCGTCCATCATTCAACGATGATCTCAAAATTTATCGACTCAACACCGTCACATATGGCGAAGGCTGCGCCCCTTTTCAAGCCAACGCTTGCATGCTCCAGCTTGCTGACGACGGAGAGTCTCAATACCCCAAAGCTGCTGAAGCCTTACGTCAAAATAGGTACGCCGATGACTTTTACATTGGAGAAGACACTGTAGAAGGTGCCTGTGAATCACGTAAGCAATTGGTTCAATTACTTTCTTCTGCTGGCATGGAAGTCGGTAAGTGGGCTTCCAACCGCGTCGAAGTTCTTCGAAGTGTAAAGTCTCCTGAGCCAAACCTTGCTATTAACGTTCTTCAGGAGCAAGAAGTCGTATCGACTCTTGGGCTCAGGTGGCTACCTTCTGAAGATgcttttaattttaaagtttcaaCTTCTTCTTTGCCAAAAGTCATCACAAAACGATTTCTTCTCTCGGAAATTTCTAAATTATTAATTGGCTACTTAAGTCCTGTAGTTACGAGAGGAAAAATCTTACTTCAAAATCTTTGGCTTAAAAAACTTGGATGGGACAATCCTGTTCCTCCCGAAATTCAGGAAGCCTGGACAATCTTTCACAAAGAACTGTTGGatttagagaaaataaaaattccaagatGGCTTGGAACTAATTCATTTTCGGGGTGGGACCTACACTGCTTCTGCGATGCATCTAAACGTGCTTACGCAGCTGCTATTTATGTCGTCACACCATCAGGGCAGACGTTTAGTTCAAAGCTGTTGGTTTCAAAATCGAAAGTTGCACCAATAAAGGTGATTAGTATACCAAAGCTTGAACTTTGCGCCGCTGCTCTGCTCGTAAAGTTTCTCTTATACATTTTAAAGCATCTAAAGCGAAAtccatttcgaattttctgcTGGAGCGATTCTAAAGTAGTTCTTGCCTGGCTACTATCACATCCATCACGATGGAAAACTTTCATTGCAAACAGAGTAAGTTTCATCACCTCTTCTCTGCCAGCCGATACTCAATGGGGTTACGTATCTACTTTAGAAAACCCAGCTGACCTACCTACGCGAGGTCTAAAACCATCTGAACTTAAAGACTCTTTCTTGTGGTGGCACGGTCCAACGTGGCTTACAAAACCTTCTTCTGAATGGCCAAAAACCACAGAACAATTTACGACTCAGGAGGAAAGTTCTCCAGATGAGTCACATGTTTTTGTGTCACAAGAATCAGATCTTATGGCTTGGACTGAAAAGTTTTCGTCAATTGACAAACTGGTGCGTATTCTGTCATACATTCATCGCTGGCGAGCAAATTCTAAATTAGAGCGATCCAAACGACGAGTTGGAGGTGTCTGCGCTTCAGAACTTAAGGTTGGACTTActtatttaatgaaaattccGCAAAAGGCCTTCTTCTCGGCCGAACTTCAAAGTCTAAAACAAGGTCAAAAAATTGCACCTGATAGTATCATTCTTAGATTGTCGCCAGAGTTAAAAAGTGATGGTCTGTTGCATGTTGGAGGTCGACTTCAAAATTCCTATCTCACTGATGAGGAAAAACACCCAATAATATTGCCAACAAACAACCATATCGCAAAACTTCTTGTTGCTCAAGCTCATAAAAAGACTCTTCATGGCGGTCCGACAGTCATCCAAAGTCATCTTAATCGAAAGTTCTGGCTAGTCACAGGTCgcaattttattcgaaaagttgtcCATGATTGCGTCAAATGTGCTCGGTATGGTGGAGCGGTAATTCAACAGCAAATGGCCCCTTTGCCTGCT ATGCAGCAACGTTCTAAGTGGCTGTACCCGAACGTAGTTCACAAGGTTGGCGACCTTGTCTTGTTCAAGGACGACCAGCTTCCGCCATCAAAATGGCCACTTGCTCGCATCGTTCGACTGCACCTGGGGAAAGACGGTCTCAGTCGTGTAGCCGTGATCAAAACTGCCACCAAAGAATACACCAGGGCACTCAACAGCTTGGTGCGTCTGCCTATCAACACCGAGGTCCAAGAAAACTTGCCACCCCCGGCTTGA